The following is a genomic window from Chloroflexota bacterium.
AGGCATCCTCCACACGAGCCCATCGCGGGAGATCCTGTCCGGCGAGTCGGCGGACGTCTACTTCGCGCGTGCCGAGCGGGTGCTCGAGCGTGAAGGGCTCGACCCGCTCGTGTCGATGGAGGTGTTCAGCCGCGAGGCCGGCATCCTCTGCGGCATCGACGAGGCGAAGAACCTCCTCGCCCATGTCCTCGGCGACGGCCCGGCGGGTTCGCTCACGGTCGAGGCGCTCGACGACGGCGACCCGTTCGAGGCGAAGGAGATCGTCCTCAGGATCACCGGCCGGTACCGCCAGTTCGGCCTCTACGAGACGGCGATCCTCGGCATGCTCGCGCAGTCCACGGGATGGGCGACCGCGGCCCGGGAATGCGTCGAGGCGGCTGCGCCGGCGCCGATCATCAGTTTCGGCGCCCGGCACGTCCATCCCGATGTCACGGACGTCCTCGACTACGCGGCGATCGTCGGCGGCTGCGTCGGGGCTTCGACGCCGGCGGGCGCGCGCCTGGCCGGCCTCGCACCCACGGGCACGATGCCCCACTCGCTCGTCCTCATCTTCGGCGACACGGTCCGCGCCGCGGAGGCGTTCGATCGCGACCTCGAGGACGACGTGCCCCGGATCGTCCTCATCGACACGTTCAAGGACGAGGCCGAAGAGGCGCTCCGCGTCGCCCACGCCCTCGGCGACCGGCTCTATGGCGTCCGCCTCGACACACCCGCGGAGCGAGGCAGGGTGACCGCCGACCTCGTCAAGGAGGTCCGGGCGAGGCTCGACCTCGAGGCATTCGGCCACGTGAAGATCGTCGTCTCCGGCGGCCTCTCGCCCGATCGGATCACGTACTTCCGCGAGGCCGAGGCCCCGGTCGATTCGTACGCAGTGGGCTCGTACATCAGCGGCGCTGCGCCGATCGACTTCACCGGCGACATCAAGGAGATCGACGGGCGGCCGATCGCCAAGCGCGGCCGGATCCCCGGCCGGACGCCGAGTCCACGCCTGCGGACGGTGGACCTCGAGGCCTGGCGCTCCGGCGGCTGAACCTCGCCCGGTCCGGCGGCTGAGCCCGCCACGCCGGCGGTTTCATGCGACCATCCGCCGATGAGCGAACCGCTGCCTGCGCCGAGCGAGGATCGGGGGGACTCGGCGGACGGTCCGCCGGCCGAGAGCGCCTATGAGCTGCTCCGGCGCGGCGAGCGACTCCTCGCGGATCGCCATCATGCCCAGGCGGCGATCGTGCTCGAGCGGGCTGCGCGACTGGAACCCGGCAAGGCGTCCATCCTCGAGGCGCTCGGTCGGGCCTTCTACAACAGCGGCCAGCGGGCGCGCGCGGCGGAGACGTTCGCGACGCTGCTCGAGTTCGACCCGTCCGCCCACTACGCCCACTACGGGCTTGGCCAGAGCCTCAAGGGACTGGGCAGGGAGCGCGAGGCGCGAACGCATCTCCGGCTCGCTGTCGCCCTCAGCCCCGAGTCTCGCCTGTACCTCGGGGCGCTCGAGCGGATCGGGCCGGCCGATGCGCCAGCCGACTGATCGGCGGTCGGGTCAGATCTCGTCAGCTGCGCCGTCGCGGGTGAGGCGATCGAGCCAGAGCAGGCCGAGGATGGACTTCGCGTCGGCGAGCCGGCCGTCCGTCGCGGCCGCCATCGCGTCGTGGCGGGAGAGCCGCGCGAGCTCGAGCCGCTCGTCCTCGTCCGGACCGCGCCGGTCTCCGCTCGCGGGTCGCAGATCCGTGGCGAGGTACAGGTGCATGAGCTCGGAGGCGAATCCAGGGGCCGTCCAGAAGCTGCCGAGGTGGCGCCACACGCCGGCCCGATAGCCGGTCTCCTCCTCGAGCTCGCGCGGGGCGGCGAGTGCATGGTCCTCGACCTCGCCGGTCGCCGGGTCCACGATGTCGAGCGTCCCGGCCGGGATCTCGAGCATCGCCCGTCCGGCCGCGGAGCGCCACTGGCGGACCATGAGGACGCGGTCCTCCGGGTCGAGGGCGAGGATCGCCACCGCTCCCGGATGGCCGCACACGTCGCGCTCGGCGCGCGTGCCGTCCAGCCGTTCGATCGTGTCGATCCGGAAGGTCAGATAGTGGCCGCGGTGGAGGATCCGGGAGCCGACCACCCGTTCCTCGAGCG
Proteins encoded in this region:
- a CDS encoding nicotinate phosphoribosyltransferase — encoded protein: MAGSGRRRARRRAGPRRVERVHRRGSGRARLARAPRSPRDSDGSLVHGPVEGVGRPPGRGRPPRCPGDRANRLRGCRRGGWCVGTPRLDPRGARRLAVPGRGASHRRGARRPRAPAGPDGRGGCGGTRRAVLRADRLRDDARSESGGRDRDRRARRDRGARRRCRRQADRVRPDRLGRTPRFGPGRGDCRRAERLHRRRSHDGRRARRGGPGHVGGCRRCRPDAPRGPRPAPRGVRDRRPARLTTTRSSSGEDPPVRYTRRRSAPGLAFRTRTGRRPIGILHTSPSREILSGESADVYFARAERVLEREGLDPLVSMEVFSREAGILCGIDEAKNLLAHVLGDGPAGSLTVEALDDGDPFEAKEIVLRITGRYRQFGLYETAILGMLAQSTGWATAARECVEAAAPAPIISFGARHVHPDVTDVLDYAAIVGGCVGASTPAGARLAGLAPTGTMPHSLVLIFGDTVRAAEAFDRDLEDDVPRIVLIDTFKDEAEEALRVAHALGDRLYGVRLDTPAERGRVTADLVKEVRARLDLEAFGHVKIVVSGGLSPDRITYFREAEAPVDSYAVGSYISGAAPIDFTGDIKEIDGRPIAKRGRIPGRTPSPRLRTVDLEAWRSGG
- a CDS encoding tetratricopeptide repeat protein; amino-acid sequence: MSEPLPAPSEDRGDSADGPPAESAYELLRRGERLLADRHHAQAAIVLERAARLEPGKASILEALGRAFYNSGQRARAAETFATLLEFDPSAHYAHYGLGQSLKGLGREREARTHLRLAVALSPESRLYLGALERIGPADAPAD
- a CDS encoding NUDIX hydrolase; this translates as MVGSRILHRGHYLTFRIDTIERLDGTRAERDVCGHPGAVAILALDPEDRVLMVRQWRSAAGRAMLEIPAGTLDIVDPATGEVEDHALAAPRELEEETGYRAGVWRHLGSFWTAPGFASELMHLYLATDLRPASGDRRGPDEDERLELARLSRHDAMAAATDGRLADAKSILGLLWLDRLTRDGAADEI